In Clostridium omnivorum, the DNA window ATATCGAACAAAACTTATTGTGTTCACAGGCGCATAAAGCAAAAATTATTGTAACTAAGGCTGGAAATGTAATCTCTTATGATGATTATCTTAAATTAATGAATGAATAATTGAAGGAGGCAAGGACTATGTCCACAAGTACTTTAAATACATCAGAAAATAAGACTGTTAAGGCAGGCCCTATGCTTAATGCATATCCTGATAGTATTGGAGGAACTTTAAAAGATATTGCTCAATTTATAAAAAGTCCAAAGCTTAAAGATGTCTTTCAGTCCTTTTATATTCTACCTAGTCTTTTTAATACTGATTTAGATAGAGGGTTTTCCGTTATTAACTATGAACTAAATGAAATGCTTGCTTCTTCAAAGGATTTAGAGGATTTAAAAGAATGTGGTATTGCATTTAAATTTGATTTTATATTAAACCATGCGTCTGTGCTTTCAAAGCAATTTCAGGATATTATAAAAAACGGTGAGGCTTCTAAATATAAAGACTTTTTTATTAACTGGAACAAGTTTTGGAAAGGTCATGGAGAGATGACAGCTGATGGATATATACAGCCTGACGCAGAACTAATAAAAGATATGTTTTTTAGAAAACCGGGACTTCCTATTCTTATGGTGCGTATGCCTGATGGAAAGGAAGTTCCTTACTGGAATACATTTTACCAAGAAGTTAAATATGAAAAAATTGATGCACAAGCTATTATGGAAGCTATAAATATCCAGTATGGAGCTGCAGATGCTATAGCAAGGCTAGTAAATGACTCTCTTGATGCTAAAAAAAGGCCTAAGGAAATAGACTTTAGCGGATTTGAAAGATACAAAGATAGTGTTGTAGAATTACTTGAATCTAGACGAAAATATTTAGGACAGATGGACTTAAATATCAAGTCACCACTAGTATGGGAGTTCTATGAGGATACCTTGAAAAAACTTGCAGAGTATGGCGCAGAAATAGTGAGATTGGATGCATTTGCATATGCACCTAAGGAGCCAGGAGAGAAGAATTTTTTAAATGAGCCAGGAACATGGAATTTGCTCGAAGGTGTTAGGGCACTGGCAGATAAATATGGTCTAGTGCTTCTTCCTGAGATTCATTCAAAATACGAAGAGAAAATTCATGAAAAAATAGCTGAAAAGGGATATATGACTTATGACTTTTTTTTGCCTGGACTAATTATTGATGCATTTGAGAGAAATACAAACGAGACTTTACTAGCATGGAT includes these proteins:
- a CDS encoding glycosidase, giving the protein MSTSTLNTSENKTVKAGPMLNAYPDSIGGTLKDIAQFIKSPKLKDVFQSFYILPSLFNTDLDRGFSVINYELNEMLASSKDLEDLKECGIAFKFDFILNHASVLSKQFQDIIKNGEASKYKDFFINWNKFWKGHGEMTADGYIQPDAELIKDMFFRKPGLPILMVRMPDGKEVPYWNTFYQEVKYEKIDAQAIMEAINIQYGAADAIARLVNDSLDAKKRPKEIDFSGFERYKDSVVELLESRRKYLGQMDLNIKSPLVWEFYEDTLKKLAEYGAEIVRLDAFAYAPKEPGEKNFLNEPGTWNLLEGVRALADKYGLVLLPEIHSKYEEKIHEKIAEKGYMTYDFFLPGLIIDAFERNTNETLLAWIDDIQKKGIKTVNMLGCHDGIPLLDLKGLLPDEQIETLIKTVVERGGYVKDLHGQKNMYYQVNATYFSALGEDEQKLLLARAIQMFMPGKPQIWYLDLFAGKNNHEAVERAGSGGHKEINRTNLTLEQIEEGLGKMVVQEQLELLRFRNTCPAFGFDAKLTILPSETHILKLQWENNGCRATLEANLKEYKYKINSYNC